In Lytechinus variegatus isolate NC3 chromosome 13, Lvar_3.0, whole genome shotgun sequence, the DNA window atttttttttaaaaagcaccGTCAGAATAGAACCCATCGTTGTGATTTTGAACTGGAGGTAACCATCTGAGTGAACTTATATTTAACGAATTAGAAATCAAAAGAACGGTAGAAAGGAGAACACTACATACAACGTACAAAGTAACACATGCTTTATACCAGAAGACTACTTGgaatcaatattcattttgagTGATAGTAATTatgttaaaggtcaaatccaacCTAAAAAAATGCTAGAAAAACTAGAATGATACTGAAATTTCATCAGAGTCGGATGTAatataggaaagttatgacatttcaaagctttgcttatttttcacagaacagtGATAATTATGTACAACTCAGTAACATGCGAATGAGACAGACATGGCTTCTCTCACTATTTCTGGTCAGAAtcacaattttcagctcgcgcttcgcgctcgcattgtaaCTTACAGGGGtcatattaaaaatgataaaatacctTATATCTTGCTTCTaagaatgaaaatttagtttggGTGACTATAATCCttaacccctccccctcccgATTTTGGCTGCCGCGACACGGAAATGCggatcattttgcccccccccccatttatgaAAGCTGGAACTGCTCCTTGGCATGAcgaaataaaatgtgaataaagaTAATTCATGCATGGTCGCGGGACATCGGTAATCATGGTAATCGGTACTGATATTTGTCGGTAATCAGGCCCTCCACACCTTCTACTGGAAAAGGCCTAGCGACCCCCTGATCTCATGACAATTAAGAGAAGTAGAATATTTccttaatttgcataattataatgaaatacaaacgatatagtgagtggatgacgccATTATGatcctctcatttgcatataccaGGATAACCGTTAATTTGTGGAAATTTAGCAAAGTTTAAAAATatcatccgattttaatgaatttataaaaataGTTTTATGTTCATTTGCATTGTCTCTTTTTATTATAGTTGAGGGTCTACATCAACAACTTTATGGACACCTATCATTATGAGGGCGCCGTTTTACAGCTAGCACGGCCTTTCCCATATACTCTTTCATTTGAACtagcttttttttaaactcaGAATCTACGTTTTTAGTTCGTATTTTCAATCTTTGGACATATAAATGTGCTTATGAGATTGCATGGATTGCtttgaccatggacctactacgcATGCTTTGACCAACTAAATCTTGGAAATGTGTCACTCAGATCTGACTCAGTGTTGACGATAGGCGTTATCGTCAACATTGAGTCAGATCCGAGAACCCCAGGcgctatgtaaaaaaaagttgtcatgATAACAAATGCCCATTTTATATACCAAAATTACTATTAGCCAATGAAAATAGATGATTTCAGATGCTCTAAACCCTCGTTtggtgcaattttttttttagatttcattattaacaagttttatgaaacgggcctgTACTATACcttcatgaaattgaaatttattttcgcTTCACCACCACAGTAGAATGCTGACAAATCGATCCCGAATATATGAGCGAATGTCTAACcggtatattttttgtttcaataaaaACTGAATTTCATGCGTTGGGAGTGTACGAAGACATCATATTTTAGGTAAGGATTACAATAAGAGGTTGAAATTCGTAGTTTTGGTAACTTTCAAAAAAGTAGAACAACTTGTAAGGCATTATCGTGAAAAAGTTGCCAGTCGTCCACCCACTACCGGTAATTTCGTCAGTGACTTCCTTCaactcccattgactttgtacagtAACGGTACCTCTACCAGTACACGTACGGTACTACGTGTATGCCGATTGCCGGTACGGTACCGATACCGGCCGTGTGTGACGTGTGTGAACCGTGATGATCATGTATGCATGCATACTGCAGCTGCTGCAGGGATTTCTTGTCAAGTATTAAGTATATTTTAGAGAGACTACCCTTTGTGGTCTTATTTTCCTGAAATGGTGCTCGTTCATGTCGTTGTGTTAAAAAAATGGGAATGGAAAGGTGTCATTGATTAATAATGACATTGGCATGCCGTTGGTTGGGAATGTTGTtgactcattcactttgcatgCGCAGCTTTGTGAGTTTGTCCTGTCACCACACAGACAGACACAGCACACTGAGCTGACAAAATAAACGGTAGGGCCTTGTGAATCATGGACATGATGGACTGgtaattgtaatttttgtattgGTAATTCATTTCACGATAAATGCCCCCTTTAGATCAATCAATGGCGCTATTGTGaaatagaccaaaagcttcggtctctgtttatGTTGgctgttccgctgaactccattggctccactcaccaaataaaATTCAGAGACCTTGAAAGTTGTAGCtagatctgtacagggactcgaTGGCcctatgtttatgtattaagtttgGATCAACCAGGGAAATAGtagttgcgcgacagccgaaaTAAGTCACTGTTTtacttttcccccttttaagtttatttttttcctgttttggtgcatttcaggctaAAATGGAATAGTAATCTTTATTCTGGtacagttctttttatatatttttatgaaataaaggcaaaaatcgatgagccccaTCGGGGGGATTTTGTTAACCCcttaatggtggctgcacaatagcgagccgtctgtgtacgaggagaaataaaaaaaatgttaaaaaaactcTTTGAAAcggacggctgccagctgtctaggttTGAAACTGCAGTCATTAGCGCCAATATACAGTCAGTAGCGTAATTGTTGTTGTGATTTCTTGTCCAGTTTTTGCCTTAAATTAAAGTTCTTGTTTGGTAGTCTGAAAAAATATGTTGACAGTTTGCAATAGGCATGCCAATCACCATGCaaatcactcattcaatgaacaaggttatgatacatgtatgaccttgttctcagtttcatttccatgtgtggcaaaattaAGGGTGGCaaatttggcttattttctctttttccattggacaaatgcttgattttcttacactgttaGTTTCcaatacagctattcatcatataaattggctcttatgtaaatttgattctttgaattatttttttcttaattaaaaatagagattgaaaaatgaaaaatttcttgccatattactttccaccaatagagggcgtacacaaaaatatgcccaaaattcaagtttttgagcgctctagtgaatacaaaaattattcccaagttactaatgaaaaataaattgcaactgtatggaaattagtaattttggtcacaaaagtgatattttaatgattttttaaagtaccgtaagtaacggtgtattaaccgcacctttttctcggcgggatagaagcaaaagtcgggggtgcggtttatacacggtgacgggtctgagccagcccgccgtaacccctcccgtacatgtacgatgtctgccagttcacaacacatcgagtggccgggcgtagccgcccaggcaatgtcgtttagaggggtaatgggaagcgattattgcaatattaattaaatgttgtccataacaaacgcacccaccttcatgacactaattttgactttattctcgattcaaagtagtgaagttccctggctaatttaagagacgccaagcatactcggtaatattttgtcaccgctgagcgagagttgagtgagcttagagattgcgttgtaatgtggttatagtgcgacttaagctggcgctattcaaaatcccgtttcgcgccagcttgtttttttccttcctgtttgcttttcataagataccatgtaaaccacgcacgagagagacggcacgaagccgtaaaaaacaactggaagaaatgtcaatttctttgtttcttgaaccttcctataatcccgtatccaaaattcatgctaagacatcaaatttctgaaagtgattgtgagattgtgatgcaagaaatgtgaatgtttcttcctcctacgctgggaaagacacagatcataatttgatgagatgtactggcatgacttgtactgtatcgtagtttgcaatgtaatggcagtgctgtgtgtgtacactgtgactgtgaggtgagcgagtgtgtaatttgccaatattgtcgggaccgttctttctttctaacatttgtagatgaatcgatcaagaacagcatatttctgcataccggtaatctctttggatactttgaaatcttaaaaacttagattttgtttcttcgtacctcaaatatgcatgtaaatgtgagaagattttttttttttttttttttagtccaaagttgggggtgcggttaatacacgggtgcggttaatacaccgttacttacggtatgtggtatgtacagcattggcataccatagtcctacctgtagattccccacaggcaggatggttgcagtgaacaagtgatgcAAATCACTCATTCAACAATCGATGTATAATCTGGTTCTCAGGAATCCCTGTGTGGTTGAATAAGCTTGGCAATGCTTGACCGATTTTCTCTTGGTCTTGGGgataaatgcttgatttttgttAAGAAGTCAATTTCCATACCATCTTGGCTCTGAAAGTAGGGTCTACTTTATTGAATTCttttaattattgaaaataattgaaaatagacTTGTTGAATGACAATTCTGAAGCAATTTTACaatccaccaatagagggcatacatGTCCACTAAAATGCTAAAAAATTGtagtttttgagcactctgcATCTGGTGAATGTAACAAAAAGTGATTGTTAGATCACAACTACTTACATGTAAGCCAGAAATATGATCTAGCGCAAACGAGgcttgtcaaaatataaaagacCACAATAGACGAATCTGCAATAAGCTTAGATATAAACTGCCGCCAGATAAAATCTACTCCCTCTATGATATAACCAGAGGAGATGCATTCACAACAGCTGTGTTACTCCCATCCGATGCTCTCTTTACCTTGCCTCCCAACTAAATGACGAGCTTCTTTTGCTAACAATAACATTGGATTTCCTCTATAAACTGCATATTAgccatattacatgtacatctctttCCTCTCTACCATAAACTGCTGATGGACCCTCTTAATGCAGTACCCTACTGTTGATCTCTGATACAGTGGAGGAAGAAAAAGATCCCCAAGTTTCTAATGAGAAATGAATCACAATTATATGGAAATACCCCTTTGTAACCAAAAGTActtaaatatcacttttgtaacCAAAAGTACTTATTTCCATTGGATATCAGTATTTTTGGTTACAAAAGtaacattttaaagaattttgtactgcatagatctacatgtagattcccCAGAGGCAGGGTGGTTGCAGTAAACAATTGCATGCAAGGGTCCATTTACAAGTGTAttcttttctaccctaaattaacAATTTCATTTGGTTTAGGCCTGCCAATGCTATAGtgaattttgataataaaaacaagTCAAAATTGACTAAAGTTTAAACTTTCACTTGGTCTTGGGGACTTATTGGTAGCCCGAGGGCTTGATAATAAGAAACGTAgcatgaaatgtacatgtagaataagAGATGCGGTTAAGATGTTGCAAGTCAAAAATATGTTTGCTgtgatttaaaaataatgataaaagagaTGCATATTCTGAAATGAAAATGTCTTGGATGgtggtttgtgtgtgtgtgtgggggggggggggttgtgtcAAACTGTCCTCTGCCAATTTcattaaatgagaaaaaatattaatttttcaaaaatttattctctcatatacatgtactgctaCAGGTGAACAATTGACTGAGTATTGGAACTGAGAAACCAGCATTGATCTAGATCCCAAGGCAATATAAATTAAGCTTCACCATGGGTGGAACTTTCGGTAAATTGTTCAGTAGTTTGTTTGGCAAGAAGGAGATGAGAATATTGATGGTGGGCTTGGATGCTGCCGGAAAGACGACCATCCTCTACAAACTCAAGCTGGGAGAAATTGTCACAACCATCCCCACGATAGGTCTGTATGAATACgacattgattttatatttgaATGATATTATGTTAGTGGAGACAccaatttatttatctattgaaatatagaaatgaaagaaagaaaaaaacaagagacATCATTGGTCTCATGTTACATTATCAGCTACAGTGGATCATCTTCCTCAGTTTTGAAAGTTGAAACTTTATTTTGGAATCAAACAGTTTTACATTTAGAATTCAAATATCTCCAGGTCTGTACATAGTAGACTAGGCCTGAATCAAAACCGATTTGTATTTTTGTGCAGACCGATGGACCGAGGAAATAATTGCACAAGAAATTCAAAGTcagatattttgacaattaaccaGTTTAGGAAAGTTTGCATATACATATAGAAGAGGGACTGTGGAAATAAGATTACCAACCATGTAGTCCTGAGTCCTGACTTcttcaattttcttgttttgatttATCGGCCTGTATGCCCTGTAATATTATGATgccttttacatgtacattacattacATTTGTGCCGCCATATTTTTTTGCAACTACGACCATCCCTTTTTTGCCCTTAGATGGTGCTACAACTCAAATGGTCCTGCGGAGTAattcaggggtgtgagagttcagatttttatctaatttcagatttttatctaatttcagattttttaaaattttgattttcagcttaatttcagcttatttttggctttcctctgtatgaaaagtatgggagctctttctctttcagactttttcaacactcttcagctttttcagatctttttatttgtgaccactcacacccctggtAATTGCAATCTGAGAACAAATATAGTAAATATGGATGCACACATGTTCAATGTTTGATATCTTTATGTTAAAAGCTGATAaattcaagcaagaaaagttAGAACTCCAGCTCGGTAATCTTAGAGCCATAGTTCTACTTGTGTACATGAACAATTCAGTGATCCAGACCTACTGTAATAAAGACTAATGCAATGAGGAAATCAATATCATTCAGTGCAAGGACTTTTTCATGTACCGTAATGCTTTGTGTGATATTTTGCAGGTTTCAACGTAGAGACGGTGGAGTACAAGAATATAAGTTTCACAGTGTGGGATGTTGGCGGTCAAGACAAGATCAGACCACTGTGGAGGCATTACTTCCAGAACACACAAGGTATGACATGAAACCTACATACTGTATTGGAAGTaatctttgggggggggggggggtggtgcgaTGTCCCCCCACCctcaaattttgtattttatgataggAGCCTTTGGGAGATGGTagtattatttcatttccactTCAAGATAGAAATTCAAGAAATTAaatcatattgatatttttcatgttcTAAAATGAACATCTTTATCTTGTGTGGGGAGAATAATGGCAGACAAGTGTGgaggagaaagaaaagtaaaacatGTCAAATGCCTAAAGAAAGACTGATGAAGCAAGGAGAATGTAGACGGCAGagtggaagagagagaaaatttGAGccaatggcctgtattctgatagcaggtttaacttaaactcgggtttaaagttgagctttaagtatggatagcaaattgttacataaatcaccaacagtaaagatatcatacttcagctcactttggctctcaaatcattcatgattgtctatagtataaatagatgattgtcttcgatgaatcaggaaagagcacagtaaagaCAAGAAGCAtacaatttaatgaaatatgttgatacctttggcttcccatactttaACCTGAGTTTACAACTACAACtttaacctgagtttaagttaaacctgacttcagaatacaggcctatatGTATAAGAGAGGGGAATAGTTAAaaggtgacacaacatttgctgtGGTGATAGTTGCTCCATGCTTTATTTTGTCTgtgatgtagggttagggttgcaatagggttatGTTAGGTTCagggttaggtttaggatagggtataatccagggttgaagttggtaatTTTTGTGTGAATAAGTCAgctcgtagttcctttctgtgcatgatcaaaagattctacgcatgatcagaggaaggtcatttgtactaaagtgacatggtggtttcaaatctaatgagataagcaccaactttgatgtcttgattattcatatattcttttaaattgtacattgtagttttcatttacatcaacaaaaaacagcaatgcgtccacgaacgactggtatttcacagtttgccaagtacattgtgcaacatgctatgatctgcattcaaagtaggaatgcaaaaataccttcataaagtgttcattggtgtgctattctagtcacctggtttTATTCAATCTCTTCATCATGCTATGTAAGGCAgacttacgtaatatcttgctttgaaatctgcctatattataatgaaaaaaatgaaaggtcatttgaccaaaattttccataagtaactacgaactggtctattcatcGTGGAGTACttgtcacaggagcaaatgtcaagGAACCATTTGTTATGCTTGCAGGAGAAACAAATGATGAGACGAAAAGGATGAGGGTAGGCGGGAAGAGGGGTTAATGGAATAGAGAGGGAGGAGTTAGAGATATGACACAGCAGAGAGGGAGCAGGTGATAATTATTTCCAGAATTTTACAGTATTGTGGTTTGCTTTTCCTTTCCAGGTCTGATATTTGTAGTAGACAGCAATGACAGAGAAAGGATAGAAGAAGCCAATCAAGAGCTCACTAGAATGTTGAATGAGGATGATTTAAGAGATGCAGTGGTACTTATCTTTGCAAA includes these proteins:
- the LOC121425925 gene encoding ADP-ribosylation factor 2; translation: MGGTFGKLFSSLFGKKEMRILMVGLDAAGKTTILYKLKLGEIVTTIPTIGFNVETVEYKNISFTVWDVGGQDKIRPLWRHYFQNTQGLIFVVDSNDRERIEEANQELTRMLNEDDLRDAVVLIFANKQDLPNAMQVAEITDKLNLNRLRNNRFWYVQATCATSGDGLYEGLDWLSTQLKQKK